A portion of the Paenibacillus marchantiae genome contains these proteins:
- a CDS encoding S1C family serine protease, whose product MDERNYRANRQDEENETKQAENRNSSGTDDSSYYYSYGPFQSVNQEDTASHNGEHNQREEGNVEITRPEPVKPVPTYYSNYNNESSDQANTSSRGGGGNGSGNGGDQGNGGKNNGNWNYNNRRPRSSVRSLLFSFIAGMLVITVLMYTADRTNMFTPQEALTSADNESSSQSSSPTNSGSSNNVTASLLPTGKEDVSSVVTSTSPAVVKIETLAKQSTRSSSQGGSTMSDPLYQYFFGNGSNGGTDSYQGQNNQQQQQQSSNQLVPLGIGSGFIFDKEGYILTNQHVVQGADVIQVTLENNSKPYEAKLLGSSFDLDLAVLKIEKNSGDDAFPVAPLGDSNSTQVGEWLVAIGNPEGFEHTVTAGVLSAKERTISIPDEETGKTREYSHLLQTDASINPGNSGGPLLNLNGEVIGMNVAVSADAQGIGFAIPSSVISDAVKYLKENKEVPKEPVPFIGASLMALTPEVAKQMGTDITEGSVVASTIYQSPAYQADLRAYDIITGANGTAYSTSQDLIDFIKKQEIGSEVTLNVVRDGKKMDVKLKIGNKNDYDTTQTTDQQQQQP is encoded by the coding sequence ATGGACGAACGTAATTACAGAGCGAACCGTCAAGACGAGGAAAATGAAACTAAACAAGCGGAGAATCGCAATTCATCAGGGACGGACGATTCCTCCTATTATTATTCTTACGGACCTTTTCAGTCCGTGAATCAGGAAGATACAGCAAGTCATAATGGGGAACATAATCAACGTGAAGAAGGAAATGTAGAGATTACAAGACCTGAACCCGTGAAGCCCGTACCTACTTACTACAGTAATTACAATAACGAATCATCTGATCAAGCTAATACGTCCTCCAGAGGGGGCGGCGGCAATGGTTCAGGCAACGGAGGAGATCAGGGGAACGGCGGCAAGAACAATGGGAATTGGAATTATAATAACCGTCGGCCACGTTCTTCCGTAAGATCGCTCCTGTTCTCTTTTATCGCCGGGATGCTGGTCATTACAGTGCTGATGTATACAGCGGACAGAACAAACATGTTTACACCACAGGAAGCACTGACAAGTGCAGACAATGAAAGCTCCAGTCAGTCATCTTCTCCTACTAACTCAGGCAGCAGCAATAACGTGACAGCGTCATTACTGCCAACGGGCAAAGAGGATGTATCCTCTGTAGTAACGAGTACAAGTCCGGCTGTCGTCAAAATCGAAACACTTGCCAAGCAGTCTACACGCAGCAGCAGCCAGGGTGGTTCTACGATGAGCGATCCATTGTACCAATACTTCTTTGGTAACGGAAGCAATGGTGGAACAGATAGCTACCAAGGCCAAAATAATCAGCAGCAACAGCAACAAAGCAGCAATCAGTTGGTTCCGCTCGGCATTGGTTCCGGATTTATTTTTGACAAAGAAGGCTACATCCTGACGAACCAACACGTGGTTCAGGGTGCAGATGTGATTCAGGTAACGCTGGAGAACAACAGCAAACCGTATGAAGCAAAATTGCTGGGAAGCAGCTTCGACCTTGACCTTGCCGTATTGAAAATTGAGAAAAACAGTGGCGATGATGCTTTCCCTGTCGCTCCACTGGGCGATTCTAACAGTACTCAAGTTGGTGAATGGCTTGTAGCTATTGGTAACCCGGAAGGATTTGAACACACAGTTACTGCAGGTGTGTTGAGTGCGAAAGAACGTACCATCAGCATTCCGGACGAAGAAACCGGCAAAACTCGTGAGTACAGCCACTTGTTACAAACGGATGCTTCCATCAATCCTGGTAACTCCGGTGGACCATTGCTTAACCTGAATGGTGAAGTCATTGGTATGAACGTTGCGGTTAGCGCGGATGCCCAGGGTATTGGGTTTGCCATTCCTTCGAGTGTAATCTCGGATGCGGTTAAATATTTGAAAGAAAATAAAGAAGTTCCCAAAGAGCCCGTACCGTTCATTGGTGCATCTCTGATGGCCCTTACGCCTGAAGTGGCTAAACAGATGGGAACGGATATCACTGAAGGTTCAGTTGTAGCCAGCACGATCTATCAATCCCCTGCTTACCAAGCAGACCTGCGTGCTTATGACATCATCACAGGTGCCAATGGCACAGCATACAGCACAAGTCAGGATTTGATTGATTTCATCAAGAAACAGGAAATTGGCAGTGAAGTGACACTGAATGTTGTTCGGGACGGTAAAAAAATGGATGTGAAACTCAAAATCGGCAACAAAAACGATTATGATACTACACAAACGACGGATCAACAGCAACAACAACCATAA
- a CDS encoding response regulator transcription factor → MRSTILIVDDDEKIVSMLRRGLAFEGYEVQTASNGAEGLSKLMDKEPDIVVLDVMMPQIDGFEVCRRLREAGSKVPVLMLTAKDEVQSRVIGLDTGADDYLVKPFALEELLARVRALLRRKADIADTPDNRLMYEDIILDNDSREVLRDGQRLELTAKEFELLNLFMQNPKRVLSRDLIMDKIWGYDYSGESNVLEVYIAMLRQKTEEYGGKRLIQTIRGAGYILRGDS, encoded by the coding sequence ATGCGCTCAACTATTCTGATTGTTGATGATGATGAAAAAATCGTTTCCATGCTTCGGCGGGGACTTGCTTTTGAAGGATATGAGGTACAGACAGCTTCGAATGGGGCGGAGGGCCTCAGTAAGCTGATGGATAAAGAGCCGGATATCGTGGTTCTTGATGTCATGATGCCGCAAATTGACGGGTTTGAAGTATGCCGCAGACTCAGAGAAGCGGGGAGCAAAGTGCCCGTGCTAATGCTCACTGCCAAAGATGAAGTACAGAGCCGGGTAATTGGGCTCGATACAGGTGCAGATGATTATCTCGTGAAGCCGTTTGCGCTTGAAGAACTGTTGGCTCGTGTCCGTGCCTTATTGCGTCGTAAAGCGGATATAGCAGACACGCCTGATAATCGACTTATGTATGAGGATATTATTCTGGATAATGATTCTCGTGAGGTGTTGCGTGACGGTCAGCGTCTGGAACTGACTGCCAAGGAGTTCGAATTGCTGAATCTGTTCATGCAAAATCCGAAACGTGTGCTGTCCCGTGATCTGATTATGGATAAAATCTGGGGTTATGATTACAGTGGTGAATCCAATGTGCTCGAAGTGTATATTGCCATGCTCAGACAAAAAACCGAAGAATACGGCGGCAAACGTTTGATCCAGACGATCCGGGGAGCCGGCTATATTTTGAGGGGTGACTCCTGA
- a CDS encoding sensor histidine kinase: MSIRLRLTAWYSGILAAVLIFWGVVIYAFVYFNTYQEVEQQLKDKSERITNQIGVNPLSQSLDLDPFTESQLQEAQIYIQLWDYQSRSGKISGNMEKLQIQFPVVKSNEIQKKRGISKIYVNGTPFLVNQQPLSLQGTNEIRGLLQVGANVSSQERLLEALRNILVFGWLVAMALAITSGLILARKSMRPLVNVIDAANQIQSGDDLSVRIQYTGPKDEIGRLIETVNNMLERTELSFRGLEETNKAQRRFVSDASHELRTPLTTIRGNVDFLKKLWDQESTDRPNLDEETVKQMSLEAIEDMADEGKRMSRLISDMLSLARADTGQKIELNPIPLQILVQEVARRSQFLDHQADWRPSDLSILNGIYVNGSKDYLQQMLFIFIENAFKYTPDGSVTLDAILYKGQVGLRISDTGIGMDRDEVPFIFDRFYRADESRGATPGIGLGLSIAKWIIEEHQGSVEVVTRRGEGTTFIIWLPVVFAPPIE, from the coding sequence ATGTCCATTCGGTTAAGATTAACCGCGTGGTATTCAGGCATCTTGGCAGCCGTACTCATTTTTTGGGGAGTTGTGATCTACGCTTTTGTTTATTTTAATACGTATCAAGAAGTGGAACAGCAACTGAAAGATAAAAGTGAACGAATTACGAATCAGATTGGTGTCAATCCGCTCTCACAGTCGCTGGACCTGGACCCTTTTACGGAAAGTCAGCTTCAGGAAGCTCAGATATACATCCAGTTGTGGGACTACCAGAGCAGATCTGGTAAAATCTCAGGCAATATGGAGAAACTTCAGATTCAATTTCCCGTTGTGAAATCCAATGAGATTCAGAAAAAGCGTGGCATATCCAAGATCTATGTCAATGGGACCCCTTTCTTGGTGAATCAACAGCCCTTGTCTCTTCAGGGGACCAATGAAATAAGGGGGCTCCTTCAAGTCGGTGCCAATGTTAGTTCCCAGGAACGATTGCTGGAAGCTCTGCGAAATATTCTGGTTTTTGGCTGGCTTGTAGCGATGGCACTTGCCATTACTTCGGGTCTGATTCTGGCTCGTAAATCCATGCGTCCGCTCGTCAATGTGATTGATGCCGCCAATCAGATTCAATCCGGGGATGACCTTAGTGTGCGTATTCAATACACAGGTCCCAAGGATGAGATTGGGCGTCTGATTGAAACAGTTAATAATATGCTTGAACGAACAGAGCTGTCATTCCGCGGGCTCGAGGAGACGAATAAAGCTCAGCGCAGATTTGTATCTGATGCTTCACATGAGCTGCGTACACCGCTGACCACGATCCGTGGCAATGTGGATTTCCTTAAGAAGCTATGGGATCAGGAGAGCACGGACCGACCGAATCTGGACGAAGAAACGGTTAAACAAATGTCGCTTGAAGCGATAGAGGACATGGCGGATGAAGGCAAACGCATGAGCAGACTGATTAGTGACATGTTGTCTTTGGCCAGAGCCGATACAGGACAGAAAATCGAACTGAATCCGATCCCGTTGCAGATTCTGGTGCAGGAAGTGGCTCGCAGATCGCAATTCCTTGATCACCAGGCTGACTGGCGTCCAAGTGATCTATCGATTTTGAATGGCATTTATGTGAACGGGAGCAAGGACTATTTGCAGCAAATGTTGTTTATTTTTATCGAGAATGCTTTCAAGTACACTCCAGATGGCTCGGTTACGCTTGATGCAATACTTTATAAAGGTCAGGTGGGACTGCGCATCAGTGATACGGGCATAGGAATGGATCGGGATGAAGTTCCATTTATCTTTGACCGGTTCTATCGGGCAGATGAGTCGCGCGGTGCCACACCAGGTATAGGTCTGGGGCTGTCGATTGCCAAGTGGATCATAGAGGAACACCAAGGGTCTGTCGAGGTTGTAACCAGACGTGGAGAAGGAACGACCTTTATCATTTGGTTGCCGGTTGTCTTTGCTCCGCCTATCGAATAA
- a CDS encoding 4-hydroxy-3-methylbut-2-enyl diphosphate reductase — MEVLRISPRGYCYGVVDAMVLARQAARNLDLPRPIYILGMIVHNQHVTDSFEDEGIITLDGPNRIDILSQVESGTVIFTAHGVSPEVRKMARDKGLTTVDATCPDVTKTHDLIREKTAEGYDIIYIGKRNHPEPEGAVGVAPDHVHLIEKEEEIDGLNVPPGKILITNQTTMSQWDIKHIMSRLLEKYPGAEIHNEICLATQVRQEAVAEQAGQADLVIVVGDPRSNNSNRLAQVSEEIAGVTAYRVSDVAEIQQEWLKGVNKVAVTSGASTPTPITKEVILYLEQYEHDKPETWEIKRTVNMSKLLPPVREKTRTT; from the coding sequence GTGGAAGTACTGCGAATTTCGCCGCGGGGATATTGTTACGGAGTTGTGGATGCGATGGTGCTCGCGCGCCAGGCGGCACGCAATCTGGACCTACCACGGCCTATTTATATATTGGGTATGATTGTGCATAACCAACATGTGACGGACTCTTTTGAAGATGAGGGCATTATTACACTGGACGGACCGAACCGGATTGATATTTTGAGCCAGGTAGAGAGCGGAACAGTGATCTTTACAGCCCATGGTGTATCTCCGGAAGTGCGCAAGATGGCACGTGATAAAGGTCTGACTACAGTGGATGCAACTTGTCCGGATGTAACCAAAACCCATGACCTTATTCGGGAGAAGACGGCTGAAGGGTATGACATTATCTATATCGGGAAAAGGAACCATCCAGAGCCGGAAGGTGCGGTTGGTGTTGCACCCGATCATGTTCATCTGATCGAGAAGGAAGAGGAGATTGACGGACTGAACGTACCTCCTGGCAAAATCCTTATCACAAATCAGACAACGATGAGTCAATGGGACATCAAACACATTATGAGCCGTCTTCTGGAGAAGTATCCAGGCGCAGAAATTCATAATGAGATATGCTTGGCTACCCAAGTCCGTCAGGAAGCTGTAGCGGAACAGGCAGGGCAGGCAGATCTGGTCATTGTTGTAGGTGATCCTCGCAGTAATAACTCCAACCGACTTGCACAAGTATCGGAGGAAATTGCGGGTGTAACGGCATATCGTGTATCAGATGTGGCTGAGATACAGCAGGAATGGCTAAAAGGTGTGAATAAGGTGGCGGTTACTTCAGGCGCTTCTACGCCAACTCCGATCACGAAGGAAGTCATCCTGTATCTGGAGCAGTATGAACATGACAAGCCGGAAACATGGGAAATCAAACGTACGGTGAATATGAGCAAGCTACTGCCTCCTGTAAGGGAAAAGACTCGTACGACGTAA
- the aroF gene encoding 3-deoxy-7-phosphoheptulonate synthase, translating into MIVIAGKATPEEHIQDIVATIEKEGLQVHISRGEDRTIIGLIGKVEPKMAEHLRQMKGVENVVKISKSYKLASRDFHPQDTVISIKGVDIGGKELVVMGGPCAVESAAQIDEIAGLVKAAGGQVLRGGAFKPRTGPYSFQGTGVEGLIMMAEAGKKHDLLTITEVMTPEYVDICAEYADILQVGTRNMQNFDLLRKLGECGKPVLLKRGFSATYDELLNAAEYILAGGNPNVMLCERGIRTFESYTRNTLDLSAIPVLQSLSHLPVISDPSHGTGRRELVEPMTKASVAAGANGLIIEMHTDPDNSMTGDGVQSLFPDQFANLLQDLEKLAPIVGKTFNTAKQPAEFFPARVGV; encoded by the coding sequence ATGATCGTTATTGCAGGTAAAGCTACTCCGGAGGAACATATTCAGGATATCGTCGCTACAATTGAAAAGGAAGGGCTTCAGGTTCATATCTCGCGTGGAGAGGACCGCACCATCATTGGTTTGATTGGTAAAGTAGAGCCGAAAATGGCTGAGCATCTCCGTCAAATGAAAGGTGTGGAGAATGTCGTCAAGATTTCGAAGTCTTACAAATTGGCAAGCCGTGACTTCCATCCTCAAGATACCGTAATCTCCATCAAAGGAGTAGATATTGGCGGCAAAGAACTCGTCGTTATGGGCGGACCTTGTGCGGTTGAATCAGCTGCACAGATTGATGAGATTGCCGGGCTGGTTAAGGCTGCTGGTGGACAGGTGCTTCGCGGTGGTGCATTTAAGCCACGTACAGGTCCGTACAGCTTCCAGGGAACGGGTGTTGAAGGTCTGATCATGATGGCTGAAGCAGGCAAGAAACATGACCTGTTGACCATTACAGAAGTCATGACGCCTGAATATGTGGATATTTGTGCCGAGTACGCAGACATTCTGCAAGTAGGTACACGGAACATGCAGAACTTCGATTTGCTGCGCAAATTGGGTGAGTGTGGCAAACCGGTACTGCTGAAACGTGGTTTCAGTGCAACTTATGATGAGCTGTTGAATGCGGCTGAATACATTCTTGCGGGTGGCAACCCGAATGTAATGTTGTGTGAGCGTGGTATTCGTACATTCGAATCCTACACACGCAATACGCTCGACTTGTCGGCCATCCCTGTTCTGCAGTCTCTCAGTCATCTGCCAGTCATTTCGGACCCAAGTCATGGTACGGGTCGCCGTGAGCTGGTTGAACCGATGACGAAGGCTTCTGTTGCTGCTGGTGCTAACGGCCTAATTATCGAAATGCATACGGACCCGGATAACTCCATGACGGGTGACGGTGTACAATCTTTGTTCCCTGATCAATTTGCCAACCTGCTTCAGGATCTGGAGAAATTGGCACCAATCGTGGGTAAAACATTCAACACAGCCAAACAACCGGCGGAGTTCTTTCCAGCACGAGTAGGCGTATAA
- the glnA gene encoding type I glutamate--ammonia ligase, with product MSVENVLKSIQENNIEWVDFRFVDLSGRAHHISLPASAVDADTFVNGVAFDGSSIQGFRGIEESDMVMIPDPEATFVDPFTAHPTLNVMCDIFTPDGERYERDPRGIAVKAEEFLKESGVGTAAFFAPESEFFIFDDVRYESGTNSSSYFVDSEEASWNTNRKEDGGNLGFKVRTKGGYVPVAPVDTQQDIRSEMCRILEEAGLSIERHHHEVATAGQAEINFRFDTLKKTADNLLVYKYIVHNTARQYGKVATFMPKPLFGDNGSGMHVHQSIFDGDSPLFYDKAGYANLSEMALHYIGGILYHAPALIALTNPSTNSFKRLVPGYEAPVNLVYSKGNRSAAVRIPVAAVTPKGCRIEFRTPDSTANPYLAFAAMLMAGLDGIKRKINPTELGYGPLDKNIYDLSDADKENIRSVPASLEEALDALAADNEFLTEGGVFTKEFIENYINLKRDEAKAVAIRIHPHEYSLYFDC from the coding sequence ATGTCGGTTGAAAACGTATTGAAATCAATTCAAGAGAACAACATCGAGTGGGTAGATTTTCGTTTTGTAGATTTATCCGGTCGTGCGCACCACATCTCGTTACCAGCTTCGGCAGTTGACGCAGACACTTTTGTAAATGGAGTAGCCTTTGATGGTTCTTCTATTCAAGGTTTCCGCGGAATTGAAGAGTCCGATATGGTTATGATTCCAGATCCTGAAGCGACTTTTGTCGATCCGTTCACAGCACACCCTACATTGAATGTTATGTGTGATATCTTCACTCCGGATGGGGAGCGTTATGAGCGTGACCCACGCGGTATCGCAGTCAAAGCCGAAGAGTTCCTGAAAGAAAGCGGAGTAGGTACAGCAGCATTTTTCGCACCTGAATCCGAATTCTTCATCTTCGACGATGTACGTTATGAGAGCGGCACGAACAGCTCTTCCTATTTCGTAGATTCCGAAGAAGCTTCTTGGAACACCAACCGTAAGGAAGATGGCGGTAACCTGGGCTTCAAAGTTCGCACTAAAGGCGGATACGTTCCTGTAGCTCCAGTGGATACACAACAAGATATTCGTAGTGAAATGTGTCGCATTTTGGAAGAAGCGGGCCTGTCGATCGAGCGTCATCACCACGAAGTGGCGACAGCGGGTCAAGCCGAAATTAACTTCCGTTTTGATACGTTGAAGAAAACAGCAGATAACCTGCTTGTATACAAATACATCGTGCATAACACTGCACGTCAATATGGTAAAGTAGCAACATTCATGCCAAAACCACTGTTTGGTGACAATGGTAGCGGAATGCACGTTCACCAATCCATCTTCGATGGCGATTCCCCATTGTTCTATGACAAAGCGGGATATGCAAACCTGAGCGAAATGGCTCTGCACTACATCGGAGGCATTTTGTACCACGCACCAGCTCTGATTGCTTTGACTAACCCTAGTACGAACTCATTCAAACGTCTCGTACCTGGTTATGAAGCACCGGTTAACCTGGTTTACTCCAAAGGTAACCGTTCGGCAGCAGTACGTATTCCGGTTGCAGCTGTGACACCAAAAGGTTGTCGTATCGAGTTCCGTACACCGGACTCCACAGCTAACCCTTATCTGGCTTTCGCTGCAATGCTGATGGCGGGTCTGGATGGAATCAAACGCAAAATCAACCCAACTGAGCTTGGATATGGTCCACTCGACAAAAACATCTATGATTTGTCTGATGCAGACAAAGAAAATATCCGCAGTGTGCCAGCTTCCCTGGAAGAAGCGCTTGACGCTCTGGCAGCGGACAACGAATTCTTGACTGAAGGTGGCGTCTTCACGAAAGAATTCATCGAAAACTATATCAACCTCAAACGTGACGAAGCAAAAGCAGTGGCAATTCGCATTCATCCGCATGAGTACAGCCTCTACTTCGACTGCTAA
- the serC gene encoding 3-phosphoserine/phosphohydroxythreonine transaminase, with product MERAGDFVTKRAYNFNAGPAALPLEVLERAQAEFVDFRNTGMSIMEMSHRGAVYESVHNEAQERLLSLLGNPKGYKVLFLQGGASTQFAMLPMNLLGEGQTASYVMTGSWAKKALSEAKLIGETQVAASSEADKYMKLPDVSNLSFPDRTAYVHLTSNETIEGTQFKSFPDTGSVPLIADMSSDIFCKPFDLNQFGMIYAGAQKNLGPSGITVVIAREELVSESPKTIPTMLRYSTHVDNNSLYNTPPSFSVYMVNEVLKWIEEQGGLAGIEQKNVKKADLLYNAIDSSGDFYRGCVNPADRSLMNVTFRLANEDLEKQFIKASEQEGFVGLKGHRSVGGLRASIYNAAPYESVKALTDFMSHFQKTNG from the coding sequence ATGGAAAGGGCGGGGGATTTTGTGACAAAGAGAGCGTATAATTTTAATGCAGGACCTGCGGCGTTGCCACTTGAGGTTCTGGAGCGTGCTCAGGCAGAATTTGTTGATTTTCGGAATACAGGGATGTCGATTATGGAGATGTCTCACCGTGGAGCGGTGTACGAATCTGTACATAATGAAGCTCAGGAGCGTTTGTTGTCTCTGCTAGGCAACCCCAAGGGATACAAGGTCCTCTTCCTTCAGGGCGGAGCCAGCACTCAGTTCGCCATGCTGCCGATGAACCTGCTCGGGGAAGGGCAGACAGCCAGTTACGTCATGACAGGCAGCTGGGCCAAGAAGGCACTGTCTGAGGCGAAACTGATTGGGGAGACGCAGGTCGCTGCATCTTCCGAAGCGGATAAATATATGAAATTGCCGGATGTGTCGAATCTTAGCTTCCCGGATCGCACAGCTTATGTTCATTTGACGTCTAACGAAACAATTGAGGGAACTCAATTCAAGTCATTCCCGGATACCGGTTCAGTTCCACTTATTGCCGACATGTCGAGTGACATTTTCTGCAAACCGTTTGACCTTAATCAATTCGGCATGATCTATGCGGGTGCACAGAAGAACCTGGGCCCATCAGGGATTACGGTTGTTATTGCTCGCGAAGAACTGGTTAGTGAATCTCCTAAAACGATTCCGACGATGCTTCGTTATAGTACACATGTGGACAACAATTCTCTCTATAATACACCACCGTCCTTCTCCGTATACATGGTGAATGAGGTTCTGAAATGGATCGAGGAACAAGGCGGATTGGCTGGAATTGAACAGAAGAACGTGAAGAAAGCGGATTTGCTCTATAATGCGATCGATTCCTCCGGAGACTTCTACCGTGGCTGTGTAAATCCGGCAGATCGTTCCCTGATGAATGTGACCTTCCGCTTAGCTAACGAGGACTTGGAGAAACAGTTTATCAAGGCTTCGGAGCAAGAAGGATTTGTTGGTCTGAAAGGGCATCGGAGTGTTGGCGGCCTGCGTGCTTCCATTTACAATGCTGCTCCATATGAAAGTGTTAAAGCACTTACGGACTTCATGAGCCACTTCCAGAAGACAAATGGATAA
- the trmL gene encoding tRNA (uridine(34)/cytosine(34)/5-carboxymethylaminomethyluridine(34)-2'-O)-methyltransferase TrmL, whose translation MALHIVLVEPEIPANTGNISRTCAATGTHLHLVRPLGFRTDDATLKRAGLDYWHAVHIEYHDSFAEVQEQYPDGRFFYATTKAKNRYSDFKFQDGDFLVFGKETKGLPPELIAANPDTCMKMPMTGDVRSLNLSNSAAIIVYEALRQLNFPGLD comes from the coding sequence ATGGCTTTACATATCGTTTTGGTTGAACCGGAGATTCCAGCAAATACGGGCAATATTTCTCGTACATGCGCGGCTACCGGCACACATTTGCATCTCGTGCGTCCACTCGGATTCCGTACGGATGATGCCACACTGAAACGCGCGGGTCTGGATTACTGGCATGCCGTTCATATTGAATATCATGATTCGTTTGCCGAGGTTCAGGAACAGTATCCAGATGGGCGTTTTTTCTACGCAACCACGAAGGCAAAGAACCGTTATAGCGATTTTAAGTTTCAAGATGGAGATTTTCTGGTGTTCGGTAAAGAGACCAAAGGCCTTCCTCCAGAGTTAATTGCTGCTAATCCAGATACTTGTATGAAGATGCCAATGACAGGTGATGTCAGATCATTGAACTTGTCAAACTCAGCAGCAATCATTGTGTATGAGGCTTTGCGTCAACTTAATTTCCCGGGTCTTGATTAA
- a CDS encoding AbrB/MazE/SpoVT family DNA-binding domain-containing protein: MKPAGVVRKVDQLGRIVLPKSLRKRYQMNEGDPVEILVQGDHIILERYRPKCIFCGSMEEVNEFKERYICAQCLDEMTQLPQHG, encoded by the coding sequence ATGAAGCCAGCTGGAGTCGTTCGCAAAGTTGACCAATTGGGTAGGATCGTATTGCCTAAATCTTTGCGTAAAAGGTATCAAATGAATGAGGGAGATCCTGTAGAGATCTTAGTACAAGGGGACCATATCATTCTGGAGAGATACCGTCCAAAATGTATTTTTTGTGGATCGATGGAAGAAGTCAATGAGTTCAAAGAGCGTTACATATGCGCACAATGTTTAGATGAAATGACCCAGCTTCCACAGCACGGGTAA
- a CDS encoding GNAT family N-acetyltransferase: MIIRAATQADYAELRIIYLESRRARFHWAKPEELSLQDFDTDTVEEYILVAENEEGQLLGFASLYLPENFIHLLFIHPCFIGGGTGSRLLDASISLMQQPVRLKCVSDNHKAIGFYERQGWKKVIEEGTPGEKYWVMEYNTNS; this comes from the coding sequence TTGATTATACGAGCAGCCACTCAGGCAGATTATGCGGAGTTGAGAATCATCTATCTCGAGTCGCGACGTGCCCGGTTCCACTGGGCTAAGCCGGAAGAGCTGTCCCTACAGGATTTTGATACAGACACCGTTGAAGAATATATCCTCGTGGCTGAAAATGAAGAAGGACAGCTTCTCGGCTTCGCTTCGCTATATCTTCCCGAGAACTTTATTCACCTTCTGTTTATCCATCCCTGTTTTATCGGCGGGGGTACAGGTTCACGCTTACTTGATGCGTCAATTTCACTTATGCAGCAGCCTGTTCGATTGAAATGTGTATCTGATAATCATAAAGCAATTGGCTTTTACGAACGACAGGGTTGGAAAAAAGTCATTGAAGAAGGTACACCCGGGGAGAAATATTGGGTGATGGAATACAACACGAATAGCTGA
- a CDS encoding serine hydrolase domain-containing protein yields MSSIINSFVHHIDEQQLNVHSVRVLQKGVTIGAWDRTSDMRRLQHSVSKSFTCMAIGLALDAGTLTLESRLGDYFTSPTPASHLTAFPPADLTLYDLLRMSSGHDVPVLWAEERATLPEKDWAKYYMSLPLNRVPGETFTYSSADTFMISAMFQAASGQTVKDYLTPRLFEPLGITNVEWETSPLGITLGCAGLQLTNEELGRFGQLLLQEGHWNGEQLIPAEWIRLATTQQIPTPGDGDWGQGYGYQFWRCSHNAYRADGANGQLCVVLPELESVVAINSDEQNMQAILDHVWSDILPILEGII; encoded by the coding sequence ATGTCTAGTATTATTAATTCTTTTGTTCATCATATAGATGAGCAGCAGTTAAACGTTCATTCTGTTCGGGTATTGCAGAAAGGGGTTACAATCGGAGCGTGGGATCGCACCAGCGATATGCGCCGCTTACAGCATTCTGTCAGCAAATCGTTCACCTGCATGGCGATTGGACTTGCTTTGGATGCGGGCACACTTACACTTGAATCCAGACTAGGAGACTATTTCACATCACCAACACCTGCTTCCCATTTAACAGCCTTCCCTCCTGCGGACCTCACCCTGTACGATTTGCTGCGAATGTCATCGGGGCATGACGTACCTGTGTTATGGGCAGAAGAGCGAGCCACCCTTCCTGAGAAAGATTGGGCGAAATATTACATGTCCCTTCCTTTGAACAGAGTTCCTGGTGAAACGTTTACATACAGCAGTGCAGATACGTTTATGATCTCCGCCATGTTCCAGGCTGCCTCTGGTCAAACCGTTAAGGACTATCTGACTCCCCGGCTATTCGAGCCACTGGGCATTACGAATGTAGAGTGGGAGACTTCTCCCTTAGGCATTACATTGGGCTGTGCGGGCCTGCAACTCACCAATGAGGAATTAGGCAGGTTCGGTCAACTGTTGCTTCAGGAGGGCCACTGGAACGGCGAGCAGCTCATTCCTGCGGAATGGATCCGATTAGCGACAACACAACAGATCCCTACACCAGGAGACGGCGACTGGGGACAAGGTTATGGATATCAATTCTGGAGATGTTCCCATAACGCTTACCGTGCTGATGGCGCCAATGGTCAACTATGTGTTGTCCTACCGGAGCTGGAGTCCGTCGTTGCCATCAATAGTGATGAACAAAATATGCAAGCCATTCTTGATCATGTATGGTCAGATATATTGCCTATTCTGGAGGGGATCATTTGA